Below is a genomic region from Campylobacter geochelonis.
ATTACGAGGTTTTATTCATCGTTAAGCCAACGCTGACTGAAGATGAAGTAAAAACAAAAGTTGACTTCGTTAAAGAAGTTATAACTAAAAATGGCGGAGAAGTCGTTTCTGTTATAGAGATGGGAACACGCAAACTTGCATACTCAATCAAAAAGTATGAAAGAGGTGTTTATTTCGTTGTTTATTTTATGGCACCACCTGCGCTTGTTACTGAGCTAGTTAGAAACATTAGATATAACGAAGATATCATTAGATTTTTAACAGTTAAGTATGAGAACAAAACTGAGGTAGCAGCTTGGGAAAAGCTAAGCAAAGGCATCAAACTTTCTCCAGCTAGAAAAGAGAGAGAGCCAAGAAGACCTGCACCAAAGCCAGAAGAGCAAGAGAGTAAAGAGACTCAAGAGTAATTCTAAGCGATAATTAAGGATAAAAGATGTTCAACAAAGTAATATTAGTCGGAAACCTAACAAGAGATATAGAAGTACGATACGCAAACAACGGCTCTGCTATCGGAAATACAGCTATCGCAACTAGTAGAAAATACACAGCTGCAAGTGGTGAGAAGAAAGAAGAAGTTTGTTTTATAGATATTACTTTTTTTGGAAGAACAGCAGAAGTTGCAAATCAATATCTAAAAAAAGGTAGTCGAATTTTAGTCGAAGGAAGACTAAAACTTGATCAATGGCAAGATAACAGCGGTCAAAATAGAAGCAAACATAGCGTAGTTGTAGAGACTATGCAGATGTTAAGTGGAAATTCTGATGCGCCATCTGCTAGACCTCAAGGTAGAGATAATGCAAGTAGCCCTTATAACGCGCAAAATAGTGGGTATAATCAAGCAAGAAACGATAACCAAAGTTTTAATAAAAATAGTCAAGCTAAAAATACAAACGATGACTATAATAATGATGTCCCAGAGTATGATATAAATGCCGATATGGGCGATAATGGCGACGATGTTTTGCCATTTTAAAAAAATATAAATAAGGAAAAATTATGGCAGATAAAAGAAAATATGCTAGAAAATATTGCAGATACACAGAGGCTAAGATTGAGTATATCGACTATAAAGATACTCAACTTTTAAAATATTGTCTTTCAGAGCGTTTTAAAATTATGCCAAGACGCTTAACTGGCACAAGCAAAAAATACCAAGAGATGGTTGAAAAAGCTATCAAAAGAGCAAGACAAGCGGCTCTTATACCATATATCGTTGATAGAAACGATGTAGTAGCTAATCCATTTGAGATTCTATAATTACTAAAACCACGCCTCGTACGAGCCTAAATTTAGGTTTGTTCGAGGCTTTTTTATTTCACACCACACAAATAGAACAAATTTGACTTTTTATGATTGACTGAAATTTTTTTACGTTATGACAAATTTGTTATCATTGTATCTTTTAGCATTTTATAACATAGACTGCTTTAATATGCTTGTAAAAGTCAAATTTGGTGTTAAAAAAATACTTTCAATGCTTATTTAAGATGTTTTAAATCCATAAAAGAGCCTAGCAAGGTGCTAAAATGCTAAAATTTAACAAATTTGTAAAAAATGCATTTTTGCATATAAGCGTTTGTATGCGGCTAAAATTTTCTACTATTTTTATAATATTTGCTTAACTATTTTTAATATAAAATAACCTTGTCTAAGCTTTAAACTTA
It encodes:
- the rpsF gene encoding 30S ribosomal protein S6; protein product: MKHYEVLFIVKPTLTEDEVKTKVDFVKEVITKNGGEVVSVIEMGTRKLAYSIKKYERGVYFVVYFMAPPALVTELVRNIRYNEDIIRFLTVKYENKTEVAAWEKLSKGIKLSPARKEREPRRPAPKPEEQESKETQE
- a CDS encoding single-stranded DNA-binding protein; translation: MFNKVILVGNLTRDIEVRYANNGSAIGNTAIATSRKYTAASGEKKEEVCFIDITFFGRTAEVANQYLKKGSRILVEGRLKLDQWQDNSGQNRSKHSVVVETMQMLSGNSDAPSARPQGRDNASSPYNAQNSGYNQARNDNQSFNKNSQAKNTNDDYNNDVPEYDINADMGDNGDDVLPF
- the rpsR gene encoding 30S ribosomal protein S18, which encodes MADKRKYARKYCRYTEAKIEYIDYKDTQLLKYCLSERFKIMPRRLTGTSKKYQEMVEKAIKRARQAALIPYIVDRNDVVANPFEIL